The following proteins come from a genomic window of Miscanthus floridulus cultivar M001 chromosome 2, ASM1932011v1, whole genome shotgun sequence:
- the LOC136540158 gene encoding uncharacterized protein isoform X2, translated as MSWLRSAVHRAVEASGGRSSLLTRTVRTSLDTVVSGVHHAGQAVAGGARLITGNRNYKSVKVAAKRLEEAALTYKGDERVQLLRRWLVTLKETQRATKAVREPQLGDNTDQTAPLLDLYIDYESSAEPMNFFHVFLYSQALECVVLSLIREAPTEEEVSLISEVFGMCLSGGKDVHNALLSSLKDLARLFSSYSDEVLAKRDELLEFAQTAVSGLKINTDIARLDNEITQLQQQINSMDALRATSTGNQNKKSQTTTEGVPSAESSRSVQGLGKGVSGKPYPRMCNARRPRLEPGTFRSQAGFKKAVSEVRLCSRMEELLLKKKSIHPGDSLETHFEKVDKLKVLSESLANSSAKAEKRIMENRLQKEESLIFRVTKTNEVSGVEKVNTKLKVATVKLKKTREERDQFDEASNQIVLHLKTKEDELSKSIASCKVEASTVSAWISFLKDTWKLQSLFEELREKQANEELDRCGLCFAKLMKYHVSACMEELSTSIDCIKTFVDNLKIFGDRSVPAEDGANGPSKQSNPCKYLEEEYLQTEKKVVAAFSLVDSIRAIYSSNQDYYKTSLCRRDDPEVKNLFTTIDKLRIEFESVPRPVLQIEIKEQAEKKKRSRSLIVSASPHSRSDSPIAAQLRTRLPSESESELAKFELEYKADEISGWEFDDLEDEPRPGFL; from the exons ATGTCGTGGCTCCGCAGCGCGGTGCACCGCGCCGTGGAGGCGAGCGGCGGTCGCAGCTCCCTCCTCACCCGCACCGTCCGCACCTCCCTTGACACCGTCGTCAGTGGCGTCCACCACGCCGGCCAGGCTGTCGCGGGCGGCGCCAGGCTCATCACC GGGAACCGGAACTACAAGAGCGTGAAGGTGGCAGCGAAGAGGCTGGAAGAGGCGGCGCTCACCTACAAAGGGGACGAGCGGGTGCAGCTGCTGCGCCGGTGGCTCGTCACGCTCAAGGAGACCCAGCGCGCGACCAAGGCGGTGCGGGAGCCGCAACTTGGGGACAATACGGACCAGACCGCGCCCCTGCTG GATCTGTACATCGATTACGAGAGCAGCGCGGAGCCGATGAACTTTTTCCATGTCTTCCTCTACAGCCAAGCCCTCGAGTGTGTTGTTCTCTCCTTG ATTAGGGAAGCCCCAACTGAGGAAGAAGTTTCATTGATCTCAGAAGTTTTTGG AATGTGCCTTTCGGGAGGGAAGGATGTGCACAATGCACTCTTGAGTAGTTTAAAGGACCTGGCAAGATTATTCTCAAGTTATAGTGACGAAGTGTTG GCAAAACGTGATGAGCTGCTTGAGTTTGCTCAGACTGCGGTCTCAGGGCTAAAGATAAACACTGACATTGCAAG ATTAGATAATGAAATTACTCAGTTGCAACAGCAGATAAATTCAATGGATGCTCTTCGTGCTACATCAACCGGCAATCAGAATAAAAAATCTCAAACAACCACTGAG ggcgtacccagtgcagagagctcccgctctgtgcagggtctggggaagggtgtcagtggcaagccttaccctcgcatgtgcaatgcgaggagaccgcgactcgaacccgggaccttccggtcacaggcg GGTTTCAAAAAGGCAGTTTCTGAGGTTCGACTGTGCTCTAGAATGGAAGAACTTCTATTGAAGAAGAAATCAATACATCCTGGTGATTCGTTGGAGACTCATTTTGAGAAG GTCGATAAACTGAAGGTTTTGTCTGAATCCCTTGCAAATTCATCTGCAAAAGCAGAAAAACGTATCATGGAAAATAG GCTACAAAAGGAAGAATCTCTTATCTTCCGTGTCACCAAAACAAATGAAGTTAGTGGTGTAGAAAAG GTGAATACTAAATTGAAAGTAGCTACAGTGAAGCTTAAAAAAACTAGAGAGGAACGCGACCAATTTGATGAAGCCAGCAATCAGATTGTGTTGCACCTAAAAACAAAG GAAGATGAACTTTCAAAATCCATAGCTTCATGTAAAGTAGAAGCAAGCACTGTCAGTGCATGGATCAGCTTTTTGAAAGATACATGGAAATTGCAGTCCTTGTTTGAAGAGCTAAGGGAAAAGCAGGCCAA TGAAGAATTGGATAGATGTGGACTCTGCTTTGCGAAATTGATGAAGTATCATGTTTCTGCATGCATG GAAGAGCTAAGCACTTCTATTGACTGTATCAAAACCTTTGTTGATAACTTGAAAATATTTGGTGACAG ATCCGTGCCAGCAGAGGATGGAGCTAATGGTCCGTCTAAGCAATCAAACCCTTGTAAATACCTTGAGGAAGAATATCTCCAAACTGAGAAAAAG GTCGTAGCTGCATTCAGTTTGGTTGATAGTATCAGAGCAATATATTCTTCTAACCAGGATTACTATAAAACGAG TTTGTGCAGAAGGGATGATCCTGAGGTAAAAAATCTGTTTACCACCATTGACAAGCTGCGCATCGAGTTCGAATCCGTGCCACGTCCAGTGCTTCAAATTGAGATCAAAGAACAGGCAGAGAAAAAGAAACGATCCCGTTCCTTGATAGTGTCCGCGTCACCCCATTCGAGAAGCGACTCCCCGATCGCGGCTCAGCTCAGGACACGGCTGCCGTCAGAATCCGAATCGGAGCTGGCCAAGTTCGAGCTTGAATACAAGGCCGACGAGATCAGCGGGTGGGAGTTCGATGACCTCGAGGACGAACCAAGACCTGGCTTCCTATGA
- the LOC136540158 gene encoding intracellular protein transport protein USO1-like isoform X1 yields MSWLRSAVHRAVEASGGRSSLLTRTVRTSLDTVVSGVHHAGQAVAGGARLITGNRNYKSVKVAAKRLEEAALTYKGDERVQLLRRWLVTLKETQRATKAVREPQLGDNTDQTAPLLDLYIDYESSAEPMNFFHVFLYSQALECVVLSLIREAPTEEEVSLISEVFGMCLSGGKDVHNALLSSLKDLARLFSSYSDEVLAKRDELLEFAQTAVSGLKINTDIARLDNEITQLQQQINSMDALRATSTGNQNKKSQTTTEGVPSAESSRSVQGLGKGVSGKPYPRMCNARRPRLEPGTFRSQAGFKKAVSEVRLCSRMEELLLKKKSIHPGDSLETHFEKVDKLKVLSESLANSSAKAEKRIMENRLQKEESLIFRVTKTNEVSGVEKELVAEISGLEEQRNQLEAELKKVNTKLKVATVKLKKTREERDQFDEASNQIVLHLKTKEDELSKSIASCKVEASTVSAWISFLKDTWKLQSLFEELREKQANEELDRCGLCFAKLMKYHVSACMEELSTSIDCIKTFVDNLKIFGDRSVPAEDGANGPSKQSNPCKYLEEEYLQTEKKVVAAFSLVDSIRAIYSSNQDYYKTSLCRRDDPEVKNLFTTIDKLRIEFESVPRPVLQIEIKEQAEKKKRSRSLIVSASPHSRSDSPIAAQLRTRLPSESESELAKFELEYKADEISGWEFDDLEDEPRPGFL; encoded by the exons ATGTCGTGGCTCCGCAGCGCGGTGCACCGCGCCGTGGAGGCGAGCGGCGGTCGCAGCTCCCTCCTCACCCGCACCGTCCGCACCTCCCTTGACACCGTCGTCAGTGGCGTCCACCACGCCGGCCAGGCTGTCGCGGGCGGCGCCAGGCTCATCACC GGGAACCGGAACTACAAGAGCGTGAAGGTGGCAGCGAAGAGGCTGGAAGAGGCGGCGCTCACCTACAAAGGGGACGAGCGGGTGCAGCTGCTGCGCCGGTGGCTCGTCACGCTCAAGGAGACCCAGCGCGCGACCAAGGCGGTGCGGGAGCCGCAACTTGGGGACAATACGGACCAGACCGCGCCCCTGCTG GATCTGTACATCGATTACGAGAGCAGCGCGGAGCCGATGAACTTTTTCCATGTCTTCCTCTACAGCCAAGCCCTCGAGTGTGTTGTTCTCTCCTTG ATTAGGGAAGCCCCAACTGAGGAAGAAGTTTCATTGATCTCAGAAGTTTTTGG AATGTGCCTTTCGGGAGGGAAGGATGTGCACAATGCACTCTTGAGTAGTTTAAAGGACCTGGCAAGATTATTCTCAAGTTATAGTGACGAAGTGTTG GCAAAACGTGATGAGCTGCTTGAGTTTGCTCAGACTGCGGTCTCAGGGCTAAAGATAAACACTGACATTGCAAG ATTAGATAATGAAATTACTCAGTTGCAACAGCAGATAAATTCAATGGATGCTCTTCGTGCTACATCAACCGGCAATCAGAATAAAAAATCTCAAACAACCACTGAG ggcgtacccagtgcagagagctcccgctctgtgcagggtctggggaagggtgtcagtggcaagccttaccctcgcatgtgcaatgcgaggagaccgcgactcgaacccgggaccttccggtcacaggcg GGTTTCAAAAAGGCAGTTTCTGAGGTTCGACTGTGCTCTAGAATGGAAGAACTTCTATTGAAGAAGAAATCAATACATCCTGGTGATTCGTTGGAGACTCATTTTGAGAAG GTCGATAAACTGAAGGTTTTGTCTGAATCCCTTGCAAATTCATCTGCAAAAGCAGAAAAACGTATCATGGAAAATAG GCTACAAAAGGAAGAATCTCTTATCTTCCGTGTCACCAAAACAAATGAAGTTAGTGGTGTAGAAAAG GAATTAGTTGCTGAGATCTCTGGACTTGAGGAGCAAAGGAATCAACTTGAGGCAGAACTGAAGAAG GTGAATACTAAATTGAAAGTAGCTACAGTGAAGCTTAAAAAAACTAGAGAGGAACGCGACCAATTTGATGAAGCCAGCAATCAGATTGTGTTGCACCTAAAAACAAAG GAAGATGAACTTTCAAAATCCATAGCTTCATGTAAAGTAGAAGCAAGCACTGTCAGTGCATGGATCAGCTTTTTGAAAGATACATGGAAATTGCAGTCCTTGTTTGAAGAGCTAAGGGAAAAGCAGGCCAA TGAAGAATTGGATAGATGTGGACTCTGCTTTGCGAAATTGATGAAGTATCATGTTTCTGCATGCATG GAAGAGCTAAGCACTTCTATTGACTGTATCAAAACCTTTGTTGATAACTTGAAAATATTTGGTGACAG ATCCGTGCCAGCAGAGGATGGAGCTAATGGTCCGTCTAAGCAATCAAACCCTTGTAAATACCTTGAGGAAGAATATCTCCAAACTGAGAAAAAG GTCGTAGCTGCATTCAGTTTGGTTGATAGTATCAGAGCAATATATTCTTCTAACCAGGATTACTATAAAACGAG TTTGTGCAGAAGGGATGATCCTGAGGTAAAAAATCTGTTTACCACCATTGACAAGCTGCGCATCGAGTTCGAATCCGTGCCACGTCCAGTGCTTCAAATTGAGATCAAAGAACAGGCAGAGAAAAAGAAACGATCCCGTTCCTTGATAGTGTCCGCGTCACCCCATTCGAGAAGCGACTCCCCGATCGCGGCTCAGCTCAGGACACGGCTGCCGTCAGAATCCGAATCGGAGCTGGCCAAGTTCGAGCTTGAATACAAGGCCGACGAGATCAGCGGGTGGGAGTTCGATGACCTCGAGGACGAACCAAGACCTGGCTTCCTATGA
- the LOC136540158 gene encoding intracellular protein transport protein USO1-like isoform X3, with product MSWLRSAVHRAVEASGGRSSLLTRTVRTSLDTVVSGVHHAGQAVAGGARLITGNRNYKSVKVAAKRLEEAALTYKGDERVQLLRRWLVTLKETQRATKAVREPQLGDNTDQTAPLLDLYIDYESSAEPMNFFHVFLYSQALECVVLSLIREAPTEEEVSLISEVFGMCLSGGKDVHNALLSSLKDLARLFSSYSDEVLAKRDELLEFAQTAVSGLKINTDIARLDNEITQLQQQINSMDALRATSTGNQNKKSQTTTEGFKKAVSEVRLCSRMEELLLKKKSIHPGDSLETHFEKVDKLKVLSESLANSSAKAEKRIMENRLQKEESLIFRVTKTNEVSGVEKELVAEISGLEEQRNQLEAELKKVNTKLKVATVKLKKTREERDQFDEASNQIVLHLKTKEDELSKSIASCKVEASTVSAWISFLKDTWKLQSLFEELREKQANEELDRCGLCFAKLMKYHVSACMEELSTSIDCIKTFVDNLKIFGDRSVPAEDGANGPSKQSNPCKYLEEEYLQTEKKVVAAFSLVDSIRAIYSSNQDYYKTSLCRRDDPEVKNLFTTIDKLRIEFESVPRPVLQIEIKEQAEKKKRSRSLIVSASPHSRSDSPIAAQLRTRLPSESESELAKFELEYKADEISGWEFDDLEDEPRPGFL from the exons ATGTCGTGGCTCCGCAGCGCGGTGCACCGCGCCGTGGAGGCGAGCGGCGGTCGCAGCTCCCTCCTCACCCGCACCGTCCGCACCTCCCTTGACACCGTCGTCAGTGGCGTCCACCACGCCGGCCAGGCTGTCGCGGGCGGCGCCAGGCTCATCACC GGGAACCGGAACTACAAGAGCGTGAAGGTGGCAGCGAAGAGGCTGGAAGAGGCGGCGCTCACCTACAAAGGGGACGAGCGGGTGCAGCTGCTGCGCCGGTGGCTCGTCACGCTCAAGGAGACCCAGCGCGCGACCAAGGCGGTGCGGGAGCCGCAACTTGGGGACAATACGGACCAGACCGCGCCCCTGCTG GATCTGTACATCGATTACGAGAGCAGCGCGGAGCCGATGAACTTTTTCCATGTCTTCCTCTACAGCCAAGCCCTCGAGTGTGTTGTTCTCTCCTTG ATTAGGGAAGCCCCAACTGAGGAAGAAGTTTCATTGATCTCAGAAGTTTTTGG AATGTGCCTTTCGGGAGGGAAGGATGTGCACAATGCACTCTTGAGTAGTTTAAAGGACCTGGCAAGATTATTCTCAAGTTATAGTGACGAAGTGTTG GCAAAACGTGATGAGCTGCTTGAGTTTGCTCAGACTGCGGTCTCAGGGCTAAAGATAAACACTGACATTGCAAG ATTAGATAATGAAATTACTCAGTTGCAACAGCAGATAAATTCAATGGATGCTCTTCGTGCTACATCAACCGGCAATCAGAATAAAAAATCTCAAACAACCACTGAG GGTTTCAAAAAGGCAGTTTCTGAGGTTCGACTGTGCTCTAGAATGGAAGAACTTCTATTGAAGAAGAAATCAATACATCCTGGTGATTCGTTGGAGACTCATTTTGAGAAG GTCGATAAACTGAAGGTTTTGTCTGAATCCCTTGCAAATTCATCTGCAAAAGCAGAAAAACGTATCATGGAAAATAG GCTACAAAAGGAAGAATCTCTTATCTTCCGTGTCACCAAAACAAATGAAGTTAGTGGTGTAGAAAAG GAATTAGTTGCTGAGATCTCTGGACTTGAGGAGCAAAGGAATCAACTTGAGGCAGAACTGAAGAAG GTGAATACTAAATTGAAAGTAGCTACAGTGAAGCTTAAAAAAACTAGAGAGGAACGCGACCAATTTGATGAAGCCAGCAATCAGATTGTGTTGCACCTAAAAACAAAG GAAGATGAACTTTCAAAATCCATAGCTTCATGTAAAGTAGAAGCAAGCACTGTCAGTGCATGGATCAGCTTTTTGAAAGATACATGGAAATTGCAGTCCTTGTTTGAAGAGCTAAGGGAAAAGCAGGCCAA TGAAGAATTGGATAGATGTGGACTCTGCTTTGCGAAATTGATGAAGTATCATGTTTCTGCATGCATG GAAGAGCTAAGCACTTCTATTGACTGTATCAAAACCTTTGTTGATAACTTGAAAATATTTGGTGACAG ATCCGTGCCAGCAGAGGATGGAGCTAATGGTCCGTCTAAGCAATCAAACCCTTGTAAATACCTTGAGGAAGAATATCTCCAAACTGAGAAAAAG GTCGTAGCTGCATTCAGTTTGGTTGATAGTATCAGAGCAATATATTCTTCTAACCAGGATTACTATAAAACGAG TTTGTGCAGAAGGGATGATCCTGAGGTAAAAAATCTGTTTACCACCATTGACAAGCTGCGCATCGAGTTCGAATCCGTGCCACGTCCAGTGCTTCAAATTGAGATCAAAGAACAGGCAGAGAAAAAGAAACGATCCCGTTCCTTGATAGTGTCCGCGTCACCCCATTCGAGAAGCGACTCCCCGATCGCGGCTCAGCTCAGGACACGGCTGCCGTCAGAATCCGAATCGGAGCTGGCCAAGTTCGAGCTTGAATACAAGGCCGACGAGATCAGCGGGTGGGAGTTCGATGACCTCGAGGACGAACCAAGACCTGGCTTCCTATGA
- the LOC136540159 gene encoding probable membrane-associated kinase regulator 4 produces MCPRATAQHCGDAMASVCSFVEEEYIDLDLSSCGEFEFRVRRSGAADELLCRGRLQPPPAAAPHKAAPPRPGGKAQEVDVAAGGGGCGGAGRRSAATVAPLQHSHSAGCRDDDTQPVARLRTECSRRRKAARTVHAKLLASRAFFRSLFARTSCSDEQCRGADVRASTRAAAAPPGETKSTACKAAFGQIKNGYHSGSGRAVPTTLRSSIEQEKLMDEEELAAASAAARQRKSFSGVIKWRHAATTAAPAKPLSSSSERRSSWVGGRPALKRSSSARSESEGLIQGAIAYCKRSQQQLGLARKSVSDAALCSASASPRLPPGLATRLDQL; encoded by the coding sequence ATGTGCCCCAGAGCCACGGCTCAGCACTGCGGCGACGCAATGGCTAGCGTGTGTTCGTTCGTGGAGGAGGAGTACATCGACCTGGACCTCAGCTCGTGCGGGGAGTTCGAGTTCCGGGTGCGCCGGAGCGGCGCGGCGGACGAGCTTCTCTGCCGGGGCAGGCTGCAGCCGCCGCCGGCTGCTGCCCCGCACAAGGCCGCGCCACCGAGGCCTGGCGGCAAGGCGCAGGAGGTTGACGTCGCCGCCGGCGGTGGCGGCTGTGGTGGCGCCGGCAGGAGGAGCGCCGCGACGGTGGCGCCGCTGCAGCACTCGCACTCCGCTGGGTGCCGCGACGACGACACGCAGCCGGTGGCGAGGCTACGCACCGAGTGCTCCCGCCGCAGGAAGGCGGCGCGGACGGTGCACGCGAAGCTGCTGGCGTCCCGGGCCTTCTTCCGGTCTCTGTTCGCCAGGACATCGTGCTCCGACGAGCAATGCCGCGGCGCCGATGTCCGGGCCAGCACCAGAGCTGCTGCGGCACCACCCGGCGAGACGAAGAGCACTGCCTGCAAGGCGGCGTTTGGCCAGATCAAGAACGGCTACCACAGCGGCAGCGGCAGGGCGGTGCCGACCACCCTGCGGAGCAGCATCGAGCAGGAGAAGCtgatggacgaggaggagctcgcCGCGGCCTCGGCCGCCGCCCGCCAGCGCAAGTCCTTCTCCGGCGTGATCAAGTGGCGGCACgcagcgacgacggcggcgccggcGAAGCCGCTGTCGTCTTCCTCGGAGAGGAGGAGCTCCTGGGTTGGCGGCAGGCCGGCGCTGAAGCGGAGCAGCAGCGCCCGGTCGGAGTCGGAGGGGTTGATCCAGGGCGCCATCGCCTACTGCAAGCGGTCGCAGCAGCAGCTCGGGCTCGCCAGGAAGAGCGTCAGCGACGCCGCCCTCTGCTCCGCCTCCGCGAGTCCGCGCCTTCCGCCTGGCCTAGCAACCCGGCTCGATCAGCTGTAG